In Humulus lupulus chromosome 7, drHumLupu1.1, whole genome shotgun sequence, the following are encoded in one genomic region:
- the LOC133792239 gene encoding uncharacterized protein LOC133792239, whose amino-acid sequence MSYNQGWMNHPNISWKNNQVAQQPFPQSQQQFPPPQPQSHQPTHMKQLEVQPDVLNQFMTETGASIRSLETQMGLLDTLMTNRAQGNLPSTTLVNPKEQCNAISLRSGKELKEPKVVDKEKELSESNITENLEKQPKISIDHHIKIPYPQRLRKTKLNKHFSKFLDIFRKIHINIPFTEALEQMPIETKALCDLGASVNLMHLSIFRMLNLGEARPTTMSLQMADTSVKHPHGVIENVLVKVDKFIFPADFFILDMEDD is encoded by the exons ATGTCATACAACCAAGGGTGGATGAATCATCCTAACAtctcttggaaaaataatcaagttGCACAACAGCCTTTCCCTCAAAGTCAACAACAATTTCCACCTCCACAACCACAATCACATCAACCAACACATATGAAACAACTTGAAGTACAACCCGATGTACTGAACCAGTTCATGACAGAAACTGGGGCATCTatcaggagtttggagactcaaatggGGTTGTTGGATACTTTGATGACAAACCGTGCTCAAGGGAACTTACCAAGCACTACTCTGGTAAACCCAAAAGAGCAGTgcaatgcaatatccttgaggagtggcAAGGAGTTAAAAGAGCCAAAAGTGGTTGATAAGGAGAAGGAACTGAGTGAGTCTAATATTACTGAGAACTTAGAAAAGCAACCAAAAATAAGCATAGATCACCATATAaagattccatatcctcagaggcttagaaagactaaGCTTAATAAgcatttttctaaatttttggatatctttcgaAAGATACACATCAATATTCCATTTActgaggcacttgaacaaatgccaa TTGAaacaaaggctttatgtgatttaggggccagtGTGAATCTAATGCATCTATCAATCTTTCGGATgttgaatttgggagaagctcggCCTACTACCATGTCTTTGCAGATGGCAGATACATCAGTCAAACATCCTCATGGAGTGATTGAGAatgtattggtgaaagtggaTAAATTCATATTTCCTGCGGATTTTTttattctagatatggaggatgattaa